A stretch of Desulfobacter hydrogenophilus DNA encodes these proteins:
- a CDS encoding F0F1 ATP synthase subunit epsilon, whose amino-acid sequence MQPTVMNLKILLPFKIFAEEAFVMRIVAETREGSFGLLPHRRDCVAALVPGILIYETKAQGEVYVAVDEGVLVKTGLDVLISVRNAIDGTNLGQLRDAVEQEFLNLNEREQNVRSVMAKMESGFIRRLAEFHHE is encoded by the coding sequence ATGCAGCCGACAGTCATGAATCTTAAGATTCTCCTGCCGTTCAAAATTTTTGCCGAGGAAGCCTTTGTGATGCGAATCGTTGCGGAGACCCGCGAGGGCTCGTTTGGGCTCTTGCCACACCGACGCGACTGCGTTGCAGCGCTTGTGCCCGGGATCCTGATTTATGAAACAAAAGCCCAGGGCGAGGTATACGTGGCCGTGGATGAAGGGGTGCTGGTCAAGACTGGCTTGGACGTACTCATTTCCGTGCGTAACGCCATTGACGGGACAAACCTCGGTCAATTGCGCGATGCAGTGGAACAAGAGTTTTTGAACCTGAACGAACGGGAGCAGAACGTACGTTCGGTGATGGCAAAAATGGAGAGCGGTTTCATCCGCCGCTTAGCGGAGTTTCATCATGAATAA
- a CDS encoding AtpZ/AtpI family protein — MNKKSKNTNQKDRTLLGQEIGIKAARKLRAQRHVTRTVWFGLGMMGLIGWSVVLPTLLGAALGIWLDEHYPGGHTWTLALLVVGLAIGCLNAWYWVDKEDKAIREEQEDNDE, encoded by the coding sequence ATGAATAAAAAATCAAAAAATACAAACCAGAAAGACCGGACCTTGCTCGGTCAAGAGATCGGCATCAAGGCAGCACGCAAACTCCGTGCGCAACGTCACGTCACCCGAACCGTCTGGTTTGGCCTGGGCATGATGGGACTGATTGGCTGGTCAGTGGTGCTTCCGACGCTGCTCGGCGCCGCGCTGGGTATCTGGCTGGACGAACACTATCCGGGGGGGCACACCTGGACGCTGGCTTTACTGGTTGTGGGTCTTGCGATCGGGTGTTTGAATGCGTGGTATTGGGTGGACAAAGAAGACAAGGCGATACGAGAGGAACAGGAGGATAATGATGAATGA
- a CDS encoding ATP synthase subunit I, which produces MMNDVLSMASAMATGILLGMIFFGGLWWTVRKAFSSKQPVLWFLGSLLLRISITLVGFYFVSGGHWERLLVCLLGFFLARLIMTRLTRPSVEHHSASAKEAGHAS; this is translated from the coding sequence ATGATGAATGACGTTTTAAGTATGGCATCGGCTATGGCAACGGGCATTTTGCTCGGTATGATATTCTTTGGCGGCCTTTGGTGGACCGTTCGCAAGGCTTTTTCGTCTAAACAGCCGGTGCTTTGGTTCTTAGGTAGTCTGCTGCTGCGAATAAGCATTACCCTGGTTGGATTTTATTTTGTTTCCGGTGGTCATTGGGAGCGTCTGCTGGTCTGTCTCCTTGGTTTTTTCCTGGCACGACTTATCATGACGCGGCTCACCAGGCCGTCGGTCGAACATCACAGCGCTTCAGCCAAGGAGGCCGGTCATGCATCTTAG
- a CDS encoding F0F1 ATP synthase subunit A, translated as MHLSPDAIIFWQYGFFKLNATIVFTWGLMLLLVVGSKVITRRLSTDLKRSRWQNLLEIVVTGIEKQIEEVGLNQPQKYIGFLGTLFLFVAAAALGTVIPGYEPPTGSLSTTAALALCVFVAVPFFGIEEQGVGNYLKSYVKPTFIMLPFNIISELSRTLALAVRLFGNMMSGAMIIGILLTIMPFIFPIIMTALGLLTGMVQAYIFSILAAVYIAAATRARNPASEPEAKE; from the coding sequence ATGCATCTTAGTCCGGATGCAATCATATTCTGGCAATACGGGTTTTTCAAACTCAACGCCACCATCGTCTTCACTTGGGGACTGATGCTTTTGCTGGTCGTGGGTTCAAAAGTTATTACGCGCAGACTCTCTACGGATCTGAAACGTTCCCGCTGGCAGAATCTTCTGGAAATCGTTGTCACCGGCATCGAGAAACAAATTGAAGAGGTTGGCTTAAATCAGCCGCAGAAATATATAGGTTTTCTGGGCACGCTTTTTCTGTTTGTTGCCGCAGCCGCCCTGGGTACTGTCATTCCCGGCTACGAACCGCCGACCGGCTCGCTTTCGACCACGGCGGCCCTGGCGCTGTGTGTGTTTGTAGCCGTGCCGTTTTTCGGCATTGAAGAGCAAGGGGTGGGCAACTACCTCAAGTCCTATGTGAAACCGACGTTCATCATGCTGCCGTTTAACATTATCAGCGAGCTTTCACGCACGCTGGCCCTTGCCGTTCGTTTGTTCGGCAACATGATGAGCGGCGCCATGATTATTGGTATTCTGCTCACGATTATGCCCTTCATCTTTCCGATTATCATGACAGCGCTCGGCCTGCTCACCGGCATGGTGCAGGCCTACATCTTCAGTATCCTGGCCGCGGTCTACATTGCGGCCGCCACGCGTGCCCGTAACCCCGCGTCTGAACCCGAAGCAAAAGAGTGA
- a CDS encoding F0F1 ATP synthase subunit C, producing MDNMTIIAVASIVIAGITTGFGTMGPALAEGKAVATALSSLAQQPDASATITRTLFVGLAMVESTAIYCFVISMILIFANPFWNHVIAQAIGK from the coding sequence ATGGATAACATGACAATTATCGCGGTGGCATCAATTGTTATCGCCGGCATTACCACCGGATTCGGCACTATGGGGCCTGCGCTGGCAGAAGGGAAAGCTGTCGCGACGGCGCTGAGTTCCCTGGCCCAGCAGCCTGATGCATCCGCAACGATCACCCGGACCTTGTTTGTGGGATTAGCAATGGTAGAGTCCACAGCCATTTACTGCTTCGTGATCTCGATGATTCTGATTTTCGCCAACCCGTTCTGGAACCATGTCATCGCCCAAGCCATAGGAAAGTGA
- a CDS encoding F0F1 ATP synthase subunit delta: MLIDWFTVGAQTLNFLILVWLMKRFLYKPICHAIDEREKRIAAELSSADKIKVEAQQEKDEFKHKNEALDQQRGALLSKATDVAKIEGQRLLDQARKAADALSVKRMETLRKDADSLSQDISRRTQQEVFAIARKALTDLATVSLEERMGKVFTRRLRKMDGPAKAGLAQALKTATDPALVRSAFDLPEEQRVAIQNALNETFSAQIHVRFETAPDLISGIELSTNGQKVAWSIADYITSLEMGIDELLKEKNIKES; encoded by the coding sequence ATGTTAATCGATTGGTTTACGGTCGGAGCACAGACGCTTAACTTTCTCATCCTGGTATGGTTGATGAAGCGCTTTCTTTACAAACCGATTTGCCACGCCATTGATGAGAGAGAGAAGCGGATCGCTGCAGAGCTATCAAGCGCCGACAAAATAAAGGTCGAAGCCCAACAGGAGAAAGACGAGTTCAAACATAAAAATGAAGCGCTCGATCAGCAAAGGGGCGCGCTCTTGAGCAAAGCAACGGACGTGGCCAAAATTGAAGGTCAGCGGCTTCTCGACCAGGCGCGCAAGGCTGCTGACGCATTGAGCGTTAAGCGGATGGAAACCTTAAGAAAAGACGCGGACTCCTTAAGTCAGGACATCAGCCGGCGCACCCAGCAGGAAGTATTTGCCATTGCGCGAAAGGCGCTGACGGATCTTGCCACGGTGAGTTTGGAAGAACGCATGGGCAAGGTGTTCACCCGCCGTTTGCGTAAGATGGACGGCCCGGCCAAAGCAGGCCTTGCCCAAGCCCTTAAGACTGCGACCGACCCCGCACTCGTGCGCAGTGCGTTTGACCTGCCTGAGGAGCAGCGCGTGGCCATACAAAATGCGCTCAACGAAACCTTTTCTGCGCAAATTCATGTCCGGTTCGAGACCGCGCCGGACCTGATCAGTGGCATTGAACTCAGCACCAATGGACAAAAAGTGGCGTGGAGCATCGCTGATTATATAACGTCGTTGGAAATGGGTATCGACGAACTTTTGAAAGAAAAAAACATAAAGGAGTCTTAA
- a CDS encoding YqaE/Pmp3 family membrane protein has product MKENEKDFFRIILSVIIPPIGVFLQVGLGLQFWINIILTLFGYIPGLIHAIWVITKE; this is encoded by the coding sequence ATGAAAGAAAATGAAAAGGATTTTTTCCGTATAATATTATCGGTGATCATTCCACCGATAGGTGTCTTTTTACAGGTAGGTTTGGGCCTGCAGTTCTGGATAAATATTATATTAACATTATTTGGCTATATTCCGGGTTTAATTCACGCAATCTGGGTTATTACAAAAGAATAA